The following coding sequences are from one Litorilinea aerophila window:
- a CDS encoding adenylate kinase produces MYLVLLGVPGAGKGTQARLLSEKLQIPQISTGDLFRYNLSHETELGLLAKQYMDRGDLVPDEVTIQMVAERIRQEDCARGAIFDGFPRNLNQATALDQMTAPHGGISLAPLIHLEDEEAMRRITGRRVCRQCGAVYHVEFNPPAREGICDIDGGELYQRDDDKPETVRNRLYVYYKQTAPLIGYYFAKSLLVEIDGSRPIEEVNRELLSVLPQDVLES; encoded by the coding sequence ATGTATCTGGTGTTGCTCGGTGTGCCGGGCGCCGGTAAAGGCACACAGGCGAGGTTGTTGTCGGAGAAACTGCAGATTCCTCAGATTTCCACGGGGGATCTGTTTCGCTATAACCTGAGCCACGAGACGGAACTGGGGCTGTTGGCCAAACAGTACATGGATCGGGGCGATCTGGTACCGGATGAAGTGACCATCCAGATGGTGGCAGAGCGGATCCGCCAGGAGGATTGTGCCCGGGGCGCCATTTTCGATGGTTTTCCCCGCAACCTGAACCAGGCGACGGCCCTGGATCAGATGACCGCTCCCCATGGCGGCATCTCCCTGGCCCCCCTGATCCACCTGGAGGATGAGGAGGCCATGCGCCGCATCACAGGGCGCCGGGTCTGCCGACAGTGTGGCGCGGTCTATCACGTGGAATTCAATCCGCCGGCCCGGGAAGGCATCTGCGACATCGACGGCGGTGAACTCTACCAGCGGGACGACGACAAGCCCGAGACGGTACGGAACCGGCTGTATGTCTACTACAAGCAGACGGCGCCCCTTATCGGTTACTACTTTGCCAAGTCCCTGCTGGTGGAGATCGATGGCTCTCGGCCCATTGAAGAGGTCAACCGGGAGCTCCTGTCCGTGTTGCCCCAGGATGTGTTGGAGTCGTGA
- the secY gene encoding preprotein translocase subunit SecY: protein MLEAVRNAFRLPDLRHKLLVTIGILILYRFAANIPLPGVDRDALAQLFRGDDQNMLLSLLNFFSGGGLAQMGVMALGVYPYITASIIMQLLTPIVPALEELSKEGEQGRMRINQYTYWMTVPLAVLQAIAQGTLLSRPVGGGLVILPNWGFTGDALLPSLTIIFGMTAGTMFGVWLGQLITEQGIGNGVSLIIFAGILSSVPFQIRQLSQQPVLLVIFVIITVLTVALIVWVQEGQRRIPVQYGKRVRTMRGNRMMMVGGQSTHVPLRVNTAGMIPLIFAQSLLILPSTVASYFVARPDWLGSVALWVSNAMSPTNFLYWLLYFLFTVAFTYFYTDVMFRQQNLPETLQKQGGFIPGIRPGPRTEAYLNGVLSRITLVGALFLGFIAILPYLVGVAADSIFGGAGVLTGYQSLIISSAGLLIVVGVVLDTMKQIEAQLLMRNYEGFIR, encoded by the coding sequence ATGCTTGAGGCTGTACGTAATGCATTCCGTTTGCCGGATCTGCGCCACAAGCTCCTGGTCACCATCGGCATTCTGATCCTCTACCGGTTTGCCGCCAACATTCCGTTGCCTGGCGTAGACCGGGATGCCCTGGCCCAGTTGTTCCGGGGCGACGATCAGAATATGCTCCTCAGCCTCCTGAACTTTTTCAGCGGTGGCGGCCTGGCCCAGATGGGCGTCATGGCGTTGGGGGTCTATCCCTACATCACCGCGTCCATCATCATGCAGCTGCTGACGCCCATTGTGCCCGCATTGGAAGAGCTCAGCAAGGAGGGGGAGCAGGGGCGCATGCGGATCAACCAGTACACCTACTGGATGACCGTGCCCCTGGCTGTCTTGCAGGCCATTGCCCAGGGGACGCTGCTCAGCCGCCCGGTGGGTGGCGGCCTGGTGATCCTGCCCAACTGGGGCTTCACCGGGGACGCACTCCTGCCCTCGCTGACCATCATCTTCGGCATGACCGCCGGCACCATGTTTGGCGTCTGGCTGGGGCAGCTGATCACGGAGCAGGGCATCGGGAACGGCGTCTCCCTGATCATCTTTGCCGGGATCCTCTCATCGGTGCCGTTCCAGATCCGCCAGCTTTCCCAGCAGCCGGTGCTCCTGGTCATCTTCGTCATCATCACCGTCCTGACCGTGGCCCTGATCGTCTGGGTGCAGGAAGGACAACGGCGCATCCCGGTTCAATACGGGAAACGGGTCCGTACCATGCGGGGGAATCGCATGATGATGGTGGGCGGACAGAGCACCCACGTGCCCCTGCGGGTGAACACTGCAGGCATGATCCCCCTGATCTTCGCCCAGAGCCTGCTCATCCTCCCCAGCACGGTGGCCAGCTACTTTGTGGCGCGGCCGGACTGGCTGGGCAGCGTGGCCCTCTGGGTGAGTAACGCCATGAGCCCCACCAACTTCCTGTACTGGCTGCTCTACTTCCTGTTTACCGTGGCGTTCACCTATTTCTACACCGACGTCATGTTCCGGCAGCAGAATCTGCCGGAGACCCTCCAGAAGCAGGGCGGCTTCATCCCTGGCATCCGGCCCGGGCCCCGTACAGAGGCCTACCTCAACGGCGTCCTTTCCCGGATCACCCTGGTGGGGGCCCTCTTTCTGGGCTTCATCGCCATCCTGCCCTACCTGGTGGGTGTGGCCGCGGACAGCATCTTTGGCGGCGCCGGCGTATTGACCGGCTACCAGTCGCTCATCATCAGCAGCGCAGGCCTGCTGATCGTGGTCGGTGTGGTGCTGGACACCATGAAGCAGATCGAAGCTCAGTTGCTCATGCGTAACTACGAGGGCTTCATCCGCTGA
- the rpmJ gene encoding 50S ribosomal protein L36: MKVRPSVKKICENCKIVRRRGVIYVICSNPKHKQRQG, from the coding sequence ATGAAAGTCCGACCCTCCGTCAAGAAAATATGCGAGAATTGCAAAATCGTGCGGCGGCGTGGCGTTATTTACGTGATCTGTAGCAACCCGAAGCATAAGCAGCGACAAGGGTAA
- the rplO gene encoding 50S ribosomal protein L15 has product MKLHDLRPAEGAKKKRKRVGRGTGSGRGKTSTRGTKGQNARSGGGVRPTFEGGQLPLVKRLPKLRGFNNRFKVHYAAINVDVLDRLFEANDQVSPDSLADRGLIDRGDPIVILGRGEIGKPVHVKAHRVSESARQKIEAAGGSIELLPVFVNKNLPRS; this is encoded by the coding sequence ATGAAACTACATGACCTGCGTCCTGCAGAAGGTGCCAAGAAAAAGCGCAAGCGAGTAGGTCGTGGTACTGGTTCCGGTCGTGGGAAAACCAGTACGCGCGGCACCAAGGGCCAAAACGCCCGCAGCGGCGGTGGGGTCCGCCCGACTTTTGAGGGTGGCCAGCTTCCCCTGGTGAAACGCCTGCCCAAGCTGCGGGGTTTCAACAACCGCTTCAAGGTGCACTATGCGGCCATCAACGTGGATGTGCTGGACCGGCTGTTTGAGGCCAACGACCAGGTTTCGCCCGACAGCCTGGCCGATCGGGGGCTGATCGATCGGGGCGATCCCATCGTCATCTTGGGGCGAGGGGAGATCGGCAAGCCGGTACATGTGAAGGCCCACCGGGTCAGTGAAAGCGCCCGCCAAAAGATCGAGGCCGCGGGCGGCTCCATCGAGCTGTTGCCCGTCTTCGTCAACAAAAATCTGCCCCGTTCCTGA
- the map gene encoding type I methionyl aminopeptidase codes for MPILKSPREIQIMREAGRIVARVHAAMREAVRPGISTWELDQIAVEVMQKYNATSAFLGYRGYPAHICTSINEELVHGIPSKERVLRAGDIISIDVGVRYRGFIGDSAWTYAVGEVSQEAQQLMAVTEACLYAGIEQARVGNRIVDISRSIQWYVEEHGFHVVREYTGHGVGRQMHEPPQVLNYVSNDVDGNYVIQPGLVIAIEPMVQQGTWQTRTLSDNWTVVSADGSLAAHYEHTVAITHNGPEILTLP; via the coding sequence ATGCCCATCCTGAAGAGCCCGCGAGAGATCCAGATCATGCGGGAAGCCGGGCGGATTGTGGCCCGGGTCCACGCCGCCATGCGGGAAGCGGTGCGTCCTGGCATCAGCACCTGGGAGCTGGACCAGATCGCGGTGGAGGTCATGCAAAAATATAACGCGACCTCGGCCTTTCTGGGCTATCGGGGATACCCGGCCCACATCTGTACCAGCATCAACGAGGAGCTGGTCCATGGCATCCCCAGCAAGGAGCGAGTGCTGCGGGCCGGGGATATCATCAGCATCGATGTGGGCGTCCGCTACCGGGGCTTCATCGGAGACAGCGCCTGGACCTACGCCGTAGGGGAGGTCAGCCAGGAGGCCCAGCAGTTGATGGCGGTGACCGAAGCCTGTCTCTACGCCGGGATCGAGCAGGCCCGGGTCGGCAATCGCATCGTAGACATCAGCCGCAGCATCCAGTGGTACGTGGAGGAACATGGCTTCCACGTGGTGCGGGAATACACCGGCCACGGCGTCGGACGGCAGATGCACGAGCCGCCCCAGGTCCTCAACTACGTCTCGAACGACGTGGATGGCAACTATGTCATCCAGCCTGGCCTGGTGATCGCCATCGAACCTATGGTCCAGCAAGGAACCTGGCAAACCCGCACCCTGAGCGACAACTGGACGGTGGTCAGCGCGGACGGTAGCCTGGCCGCCCACTACGAGCATACGGTTGCTATTACCCACAATGGGCCAGAAATTTTGACTCTGCCCTGA
- the rpsM gene encoding 30S ribosomal protein S13: MARIAGVDIPRDKRVEVALTYIYGIGRTTSKEILKATQIDPNIRVKDLDENQLARLREYIDRNYQVEGDLRREVNMNIKRLMEIGCYRGLRHRRNLPVRGQRTRTNARTRRGARKTVAGKKRARK; this comes from the coding sequence ATGGCACGTATTGCCGGTGTGGATATCCCCCGGGATAAGCGGGTCGAGGTCGCCCTGACTTACATTTATGGGATTGGCCGGACCACCAGCAAAGAGATCTTGAAAGCAACCCAGATCGACCCCAATATTCGGGTAAAAGATCTGGATGAAAATCAGTTGGCCCGCCTGCGGGAATACATCGATCGCAACTACCAGGTGGAAGGTGACCTCCGGCGTGAGGTCAACATGAACATCAAGCGCCTGATGGAGATCGGCTGTTACCGGGGGCTGCGCCATCGCCGGAACCTGCCCGTCCGGGGTCAGCGCACCCGGACCAACGCCCGCACCCGGCGGGGTGCCCGCAAGACGGTGGCCGGCAAGAAGCGTGCCCGCAAGTAG